From a single Desulfoplanes formicivorans genomic region:
- a CDS encoding prepilin-type N-terminal cleavage/methylation domain-containing protein: protein MNHKQHGFTLIEIIVSLLLVAIITAFAGMGLVQTVESYMFSRDTVTLTEKAQLASTRIALELGFLESISRAAKNRLHYISTRGDGDQEYRLIRTESTIVLKEKGTPDRLLIDGLGDYSGKKFLSYKKEDESNWVVSDSINDLAFIEMTLILARPDGSDVEYVSLIDVRNNHRANAVLPNL from the coding sequence ATGAACCACAAGCAACACGGATTCACCCTGATCGAGATCATTGTCTCTCTGCTGTTGGTGGCGATTATCACCGCCTTTGCAGGTATGGGATTGGTTCAGACCGTGGAGTCGTATATGTTCAGCCGGGATACGGTGACTTTGACGGAAAAGGCCCAGCTTGCCTCAACACGCATAGCCCTGGAATTGGGATTTTTGGAATCGATTTCCAGAGCCGCGAAAAACCGCCTCCACTATATATCCACCCGAGGTGATGGGGATCAGGAATACCGATTGATTAGGACGGAGAGCACCATTGTTCTCAAAGAAAAAGGCACGCCTGATCGTTTGCTTATTGATGGATTGGGAGATTATTCAGGTAAAAAGTTTTTGTCGTATAAGAAAGAAGACGAGTCCAATTGGGTGGTTAGTGATAGTATCAATGACCTTGCGTTCATCGAGATGACCTTGATTCTAGCCCGGCCAGACGGATCTGATGTGGAGTACGTATCCTTGATCGACGTGCGTAATAACCATCGCGCTAACGCGGTATTGCCCAATCTCTAG
- a CDS encoding PulJ/GspJ family protein, producing the protein MNNHSAHGFTLLEVILVCIVGSILGVMMVQFVRTSSLNAVRPAIRFNTQTDLHAAMERITTEYRTLLENTKADEFNLGLLKSFIDTDTEISPYVSSSKTGFISFTSSGGKNYVASNISQSQGSNSILLVTLEKNGQSLSSVFVE; encoded by the coding sequence ATGAATAATCACTCAGCACACGGTTTTACCCTTTTGGAGGTCATCCTTGTCTGCATTGTGGGGTCTATTCTTGGTGTCATGATGGTCCAGTTTGTGCGTACGAGTTCCTTGAATGCAGTTCGTCCGGCGATCCGTTTCAATACCCAGACAGATCTGCATGCAGCCATGGAACGTATTACCACGGAATACAGGACGTTGCTCGAAAATACCAAGGCGGATGAGTTTAATTTGGGACTTCTCAAAAGTTTTATTGATACGGATACTGAAATCAGCCCCTATGTTTCTTCCTCCAAGACGGGTTTCATTTCGTTTACATCATCCGGGGGGAAAAATTATGTGGCCTCGAATATAAGTCAAAGCCAGGGTTCCAATTCCATTCTGCTGGTTACCCTGGAAAAAAACGGTCAATCCCTGAGTTCTGTTTTTGTTGAATAG